From Elaeis guineensis isolate ETL-2024a chromosome 16, EG11, whole genome shotgun sequence, a single genomic window includes:
- the LOC105059089 gene encoding ubiquitin-conjugating enzyme E2 5 isoform X1, whose product MSSPSKRREMDLMKLMMSDYKVEMINDGMQEFYVDFHGPKEITLEAGRGMHQSLPLLTNFRDFGLYQGGVWKIRVELPDAYPYKSPSIGFANKIYHPNVDEMSGSVCLDVINQTWSPMFDLVNVFEVFLPQLLLYPNPSDPLNGEAAALMMRDRPAYEQKVKEYCEKYAKPEDAGAPPEEDSSDGELSEDEYGSSDEDAVPGNPDP is encoded by the exons ATGTCTTCTCCCAGCAAGCGCCGTGAAATGGACTTGATGAAACT GATGATGAGTGATTACAAGGTGGAGATGATAAACGATGGGATGCAGGAGTTCTATGTTGATTTCCATGGACCCAAAGAAA TTACCTTGGAAGCTGGAAGAGGGATGCATCAATCTCTGCCCCTTCTCACTAATTTTCGGGATTTTG GTCTCTATCAAGGGGGTGTGTGGAAGATCAGGGTGGAATTGCCCGATGCTTACCCTTACAAGTCTCCTTCCATTGGATTTGCCAATAAGATCTATCATCCAAATGTAGATGAAAT GTCTGGTTCTGTTTGCTTGGATGTCATTAACCAGACATGGAGCCCCATGTTTg ATCTTGTAAATGTTTTCGAAGTTTTTCTTCCACAGCTTCTTTTGTACCCCAATCCATCTGATCCACTAAATGGAGAAGCTGCTGCACTGATGATGCGTGATCGACCTGCTTATGAACAAAAAGTAAAAG AATATTGCGAGAAATATGCAAAGCCCGAGGATGCTGGAGCTCCTCCAGAAGAAGATTCAAGTGATGGAGAGCTGAGTGAAGATGAGTATGGTTCCAGTGATGAGGATGCAGTTCCTGGGAATCCAGATCCTTAA
- the LOC105059089 gene encoding ubiquitin-conjugating enzyme E2 5 isoform X2 → MSSPSKRREMDLMKLMMSDYKVEMINDGMQEFYVDFHGPKESLYQGGVWKIRVELPDAYPYKSPSIGFANKIYHPNVDEMSGSVCLDVINQTWSPMFDLVNVFEVFLPQLLLYPNPSDPLNGEAAALMMRDRPAYEQKVKEYCEKYAKPEDAGAPPEEDSSDGELSEDEYGSSDEDAVPGNPDP, encoded by the exons ATGTCTTCTCCCAGCAAGCGCCGTGAAATGGACTTGATGAAACT GATGATGAGTGATTACAAGGTGGAGATGATAAACGATGGGATGCAGGAGTTCTATGTTGATTTCCATGGACCCAAAGAAA GTCTCTATCAAGGGGGTGTGTGGAAGATCAGGGTGGAATTGCCCGATGCTTACCCTTACAAGTCTCCTTCCATTGGATTTGCCAATAAGATCTATCATCCAAATGTAGATGAAAT GTCTGGTTCTGTTTGCTTGGATGTCATTAACCAGACATGGAGCCCCATGTTTg ATCTTGTAAATGTTTTCGAAGTTTTTCTTCCACAGCTTCTTTTGTACCCCAATCCATCTGATCCACTAAATGGAGAAGCTGCTGCACTGATGATGCGTGATCGACCTGCTTATGAACAAAAAGTAAAAG AATATTGCGAGAAATATGCAAAGCCCGAGGATGCTGGAGCTCCTCCAGAAGAAGATTCAAGTGATGGAGAGCTGAGTGAAGATGAGTATGGTTCCAGTGATGAGGATGCAGTTCCTGGGAATCCAGATCCTTAA
- the LOC105059090 gene encoding LOW QUALITY PROTEIN: uncharacterized protein (The sequence of the model RefSeq protein was modified relative to this genomic sequence to represent the inferred CDS: inserted 2 bases in 1 codon) produces the protein MGVCLILRSAGXPYSMSRGQLGLIRRALLGKLPSLRLYSSASSLSCLHDQYFHPTPTIESTNASRSSTKGFDFYVGRGPSLFPFVAIVVHTLDWNVASETSFSEAVSKYGLDHSLESFAVLIQTFSSAGMHGEVQCLIRSIVDYHKSVGSNLFGLLSSLVGLLDGVMSLLHASEAVICILAEASMLEDALETYLEAKRIGLELSIPLCNFLLKSLVEKKEVEYARSLFHDMKSSSPSPNVYTYTIMMDLCTREDTLDMDEADDILFVMERNGVSPNAVTYCTYIRGLCQAGDVDFAWNFLQDLRYKGLPHNDYCYNAVIYGFCQEGQLSKSLIVLDEMKQCGFPPDVYSYSMLIDGFCKKGDVFKGYNLFVEMVSRGIMPTMVSYSSLLHGLCGIGEVKTAKKLFHELRDQGYEHDQIGYSILINGYCQHGDLAGAFALWKDMTQNHFVPDVYNYTSLIYGCCRLGCLKEALETFELMLDNAVIPNTVTCTVIIDGFFKERFIVEAFIFLNKMHDLGIFPNSYTYKVIINGLCKERIPERAWEVFGALIKRGPVPDVIVYSTLIDGFTKKSNMEMAFMLYDRMLKEGITPNIFTYTSLINGLCNDGRLPEATKLFEEMIGAGLIPDRIVFTSLIANYCKCKNMKKAMELLRKMEQNGLSPDVFTYTCLIHGYSKLLQMDIAVLLMDEMIKIGLTPNVVTYTALVTGYRKMGDWNKAYELYKIMMKQGILPDALACLSLGLDHCGEENG, from the exons ATGGGAGTTTGCTTGATTCTGAGGTCGGCTGG ACCCTACTCTATGAGTAGGGGGCAACTGGGATTGATTCGTCGAGCCCTTCTTGGAAAATTACCATCTTTGAGGCTGTACTCTTCTGCCTCTTCCTTGTCTTGTCTTCACGACCAATATTTTCACCCAACTCCAACCATTGAATCCACTAATGCGTCAAGAAGTAGTACAAAAGGCTTTGATTTTTATGTTGGTAGAGGACCGTCACTTTTCCCCTTTGTTGCCATCGTAGTGCATACTTTGGATTGGAATGTCGCGAGCGAAACAAGCTTCTCAGAAGCAGTAAGCAAGTATGGCTTGGATCATTCGTTGGAATCCTTTGCAGTGCTTATTCAAACCTTTTCATCTGCTGGAATGCATGGAGAGGTCCAGTGTTTGATTAGAAGTATTGTGGATTACCATAAGAGTGTTGGCTCCAACTTGTTTGGATTGCTCTCTTCACTGGTTGGTCTTTTGGATGGTGTCATGAGCTTGCTGCATGCCTCTGAAGCAGTTATCTGTATCTTGGCAGAGGCCTCAATGCTCGAAGATGCCCTTGAAACATATTTGGAGGCTAAGAGAATTGGGCTAGAGCTTAGCATACCCTTGTGCAATTTCTTGCTCAAATCCTTGGTTGAAAAGAAGGAGGTGGAGTATGCTAGAAGCTTATTTCATGATATGAAGAGCTCAAGCCCTTCACCTAATGTATACACTTACACAATTATGATGGACTTGTGTACTAGAGAAGACACATTAGATATGGATGAAGCTGATGACATTCTTTTTGTTATGGAGAGAAATGGTGTGAGCCCAAATGCGGTGACCTATTGCACATATATCCGTGGACTTTGCCAAGCTGGAGATGTGGATTTTGCATGGAATTTTCTTCAAGACTTGCGATATAAAGGGCTTCCACACAATGATTACTGTTACAATGCTGTCATTTATGGTTTTTGCCAGGAAGGCCAGTTGAGCAAATCATTGATTGTTTTGGATGAAATGAAGCAATGTGGATTCCCACCAGATGTTTATAGCTACAGCATGCTGATTGATGGATTCTGCAAGAAAGGTGATGTTTTTAAAGGCTACAATCTGTTTGTTGAAATGGTAAGCCGTGGAATAATGCCTACCATGGTCAGCTATAGCTCACTGTTGCATGGATTGTGTGGAATAGGAGAGGTGAAAACAGCAAAGAAGTTGTTCCATGAGCTCAGGGATCAGGGTTATGAGCATGACCAAATTGGTTATAGCATCCTTATTAATGGGTACTGCCAGCATGGGGATTTGGCTGGTGCTTTTGCTCTCTGGAAGGACATGACTCAAAACCATTTTGTTCCAGACGTTTATAATTATACTAGTCTCATTTATGGTTGCTGCAGACTTGGATGCCTGAAGGAAGCCTTGGAAACATTTGAACTCATGCTTGATAATGCGGTGATCCCCAACACTGTTACTTGCACTGTGATAATTGATGGGTTTTTCAAGGAACGATTCATAGTGGAagcttttatatttttaaataaaatgcaTGATCTGGGCATTTTTCCCAATTCATATACGTACAAAGTCATCATCAATGGCCTTTGCAAAGAGAGAATACCAGAGAGGGCATGGGAAGTTTTTGGAGCTTTGATAAAGAGAGGGCCTGTTCCAGATGTTATTGTCTATAGCACCCTAATTGATGGTTTCACCAAAAAATCAAACATGGAGATGGCTTTCATGTTGTATGATAGAATGTTAAAGGAAGGTATCACACCCAATATCTTTACTTATACAAGCCTTATAAATGGGCTTTGCAATGATGGACGACTTCCAGAAGCTACAAAATTGTTTGAAGAAATGATTGGAGCTGGCTTAATACCTGACAGGATTGTGTTTACATCTTTAATTGCTAACTATTGCAAGTGTAAAAATATGAAGAAGGCCATGGAACTGTTAAGAAAAATGGAACAGAATGGCTTATCTCCTGATGTTTTTACATATACTTGTCTAATACATGGATATAGCAAGTTGCTGCAGATGGATATTGCAGTCTTACTGATGGATGAAATGATAAAAATTGGGCTTACTCCTAATGTGGTAACTTATACTGCTCTTGTTACCGGATATCGCAAGATGGGAGACTGGAATAAAGCTTATGAGCTATATAAGATTATGATGAAGCAGGGTATTCTACCTGATGCTTTGGCTTGTCTGTCATTGGGGTTGGACCATTGCGGAGAAGAGAACGGTTGA
- the LOC105059091 gene encoding probable E3 ubiquitin-protein ligase RHB1A isoform X1 gives MGGLCCRSSRNAESDRCPQDLEVRDPLSTTRGTSSVASDGLLVNTNLETSTPDAYQAPPAPLPYNVRLATSQTSPGNLENCANKTDHVHPADSRPIGETDERFEGSDTYGALEKSDCKGKTDFEHDSPKTEDEPSKVDAPIASATDEEDVCPTCLEEYDAENPRILTKCEHHFHLSCILEWMERSNTCPICDQVTRAACVLLRVHFQSVLGSSISSSYLQMTGIFFII, from the exons ATGGGTGGTCTCTGTTGTCGTTCATCAAGAAATGCTGAATCAGATAGG TGCCCGCAAGATTTAGAGGTGCGTGACCCATTGTCTACCACCCGTGGTACATCTTCTGTAGCCTCTGATGGACTCCTTGTCAATACAAATTTGGAGACATCTACTCCAGATGCTTACCAGGCACCTCCTGCACCATTGCCTTACAATGTGCGCTTAGCAACTTCACAAACTTCGCCTGGAAATTTGGAAAACTGTGCAAACAAGACTGATCATGTGCATCCAGCAGACTCCCGGCCAATAGGGGAAACTGATGAAAGATTTGAAGGTTCAGATACATATGGGGCCTTAGAAAAGTCAGACTGCAAGGGTAAAACTGATTTTGAGCATGACTCCCCTAAAACAGAAGATGAACCTTCCAAGGTGGATGCACCTATTGCTTCAGCTACTGATGAGGAAGATGTTTGCCCCACTTGTCTCGAAG AGTATGATGCGGAGAACCCTCGCATTTTAACGAAGTGCGAGCATCATTTTCACCTCTCTTGCATTCTTGAGTGGATGGAAAGGAGTAATACTTGCCCCATTTGTGACCAG GTGACCAGGGCAGCCTGCGTTCTTCTGAGAGTGCATTTCCAATCTGTTCTTGGTTCTAGTATATCGAGCTCTTATTTACAGATGACTggtattttctttataatttga
- the LOC105059091 gene encoding probable E3 ubiquitin-protein ligase RHB1A isoform X3, translating to MGGLCCRSSRNAESDRCPQDLEVRDPLSTTRGTSSVASDGLLVNTNLETSTPDAYQAPPAPLPYNVRLATSQTSPGNLENCANKTDHVHPADSRPIGETDERFEGSDTYGALEKSDCKGKTDFEHDSPKTEDEPSKVDAPIASATDEEDVCPTCLEEYDAENPRILTKCEHHFHLSCILEWMERSNTCPICDQIMMIDHMSSG from the exons ATGGGTGGTCTCTGTTGTCGTTCATCAAGAAATGCTGAATCAGATAGG TGCCCGCAAGATTTAGAGGTGCGTGACCCATTGTCTACCACCCGTGGTACATCTTCTGTAGCCTCTGATGGACTCCTTGTCAATACAAATTTGGAGACATCTACTCCAGATGCTTACCAGGCACCTCCTGCACCATTGCCTTACAATGTGCGCTTAGCAACTTCACAAACTTCGCCTGGAAATTTGGAAAACTGTGCAAACAAGACTGATCATGTGCATCCAGCAGACTCCCGGCCAATAGGGGAAACTGATGAAAGATTTGAAGGTTCAGATACATATGGGGCCTTAGAAAAGTCAGACTGCAAGGGTAAAACTGATTTTGAGCATGACTCCCCTAAAACAGAAGATGAACCTTCCAAGGTGGATGCACCTATTGCTTCAGCTACTGATGAGGAAGATGTTTGCCCCACTTGTCTCGAAG AGTATGATGCGGAGAACCCTCGCATTTTAACGAAGTGCGAGCATCATTTTCACCTCTCTTGCATTCTTGAGTGGATGGAAAGGAGTAATACTTGCCCCATTTGTGACCAG ATCATGATGATCGATCATATGTCTAGTGGATAG
- the LOC105059091 gene encoding probable E3 ubiquitin-protein ligase RHB1A isoform X2 — protein MSNLVSFIQCPQDLEVRDPLSTTRGTSSVASDGLLVNTNLETSTPDAYQAPPAPLPYNVRLATSQTSPGNLENCANKTDHVHPADSRPIGETDERFEGSDTYGALEKSDCKGKTDFEHDSPKTEDEPSKVDAPIASATDEEDVCPTCLEEYDAENPRILTKCEHHFHLSCILEWMERSNTCPICDQVTRAACVLLRVHFQSVLGSSISSSYLQMTGIFFII, from the exons ATGTCAAACCTTGTTTCCTTTATACAGTGCCCGCAAGATTTAGAGGTGCGTGACCCATTGTCTACCACCCGTGGTACATCTTCTGTAGCCTCTGATGGACTCCTTGTCAATACAAATTTGGAGACATCTACTCCAGATGCTTACCAGGCACCTCCTGCACCATTGCCTTACAATGTGCGCTTAGCAACTTCACAAACTTCGCCTGGAAATTTGGAAAACTGTGCAAACAAGACTGATCATGTGCATCCAGCAGACTCCCGGCCAATAGGGGAAACTGATGAAAGATTTGAAGGTTCAGATACATATGGGGCCTTAGAAAAGTCAGACTGCAAGGGTAAAACTGATTTTGAGCATGACTCCCCTAAAACAGAAGATGAACCTTCCAAGGTGGATGCACCTATTGCTTCAGCTACTGATGAGGAAGATGTTTGCCCCACTTGTCTCGAAG AGTATGATGCGGAGAACCCTCGCATTTTAACGAAGTGCGAGCATCATTTTCACCTCTCTTGCATTCTTGAGTGGATGGAAAGGAGTAATACTTGCCCCATTTGTGACCAG GTGACCAGGGCAGCCTGCGTTCTTCTGAGAGTGCATTTCCAATCTGTTCTTGGTTCTAGTATATCGAGCTCTTATTTACAGATGACTggtattttctttataatttga
- the LOC105059093 gene encoding uncharacterized protein isoform X1 gives MMEAEFCSRTFSSSREESGDEELSVLPRHTKVIVTGNNRTKSVLVGLQGVVKKAVGLGGWHWLVLKNGVEVKLQRNALSVLETPTGNEDDNDEIDCNNSICSCSDMGEKDVDYSSMDLHKPAKRRVTRTGPWASSVKAMSRISYQNMQSHMFKPQKRVNLAKLGTATLWRYWRHFNLVHTNPNPSKEQLVHVVQHHFISQQVDEMQVIVGFIQTARRLKTLHS, from the exons ATGATGGAGGCCGAGTTCTGTTCTCGAACCTTTTCTTCATCTCGGGAAGAAAGTGGAGATGAGGAGCTTTCTGTGCTCCCTAGGCACACAAAGGTGATCGTCACAGGGAACAACAGAACAAAGTCTGTTTTAGTGGGACTGCAGGGTGTCGTCAAGAAGGCTGTTGGTCTTGGTGGCTGGCATTGGCTG GTCCTTAAGAATGGGGTAGAGGTGAAGTTGCAGAGGAATGCTTTGAGTGTGCTGGAAACTCCAACTGGAAATGAAGATGACAACGATGAAATTGATTGCAATAACTCAATCTGTAGTTGCTCAGACATGGGAGAGAAGGATGTTGATTACT CTAGCATGGATCTCCATAAACCAGCAAAACGAAGGGTAACACGTACCGGACCTTGGGCGTCCTCAGTCAAGGCAATGAGTCGAATCAGCTATCAGAACATGCAATCTCATATGTTTAAGCCTCAAAAG AGGGTGAATTTGGCAAAACTTGGAACTGCCACTTTATGGAGATATTGGAGGCATTTCAATTTG GTCCACACTAATCCCAATCCATCTAAGGAGCAACTAGTTCATGTAGTGCAGCATCATTTCATCTCTCAG CAAGTGGATGAGATGCAGGTGATTGTGGGCTTCATCCAAACTGCAAGGAGGTTGAAAACTCTCCACTCTTGA
- the LOC105059093 gene encoding uncharacterized protein isoform X2, which produces MMEAEFCSRTFSSSREESGDEELSVLPRHTKVIVTGNNRTKSVLVGLQGVVKKAVGLGGWHWLVLKNGVEVKLQRNALSVLETPTGNEDDNDEIDCNNSICSCSDMGEKDVDYSSMDLHKPAKRRVTRTGPWASSVKAMSRISYQNMQSHMFKPQKRVNLAKLGTATLWRYWRHFNLN; this is translated from the exons ATGATGGAGGCCGAGTTCTGTTCTCGAACCTTTTCTTCATCTCGGGAAGAAAGTGGAGATGAGGAGCTTTCTGTGCTCCCTAGGCACACAAAGGTGATCGTCACAGGGAACAACAGAACAAAGTCTGTTTTAGTGGGACTGCAGGGTGTCGTCAAGAAGGCTGTTGGTCTTGGTGGCTGGCATTGGCTG GTCCTTAAGAATGGGGTAGAGGTGAAGTTGCAGAGGAATGCTTTGAGTGTGCTGGAAACTCCAACTGGAAATGAAGATGACAACGATGAAATTGATTGCAATAACTCAATCTGTAGTTGCTCAGACATGGGAGAGAAGGATGTTGATTACT CTAGCATGGATCTCCATAAACCAGCAAAACGAAGGGTAACACGTACCGGACCTTGGGCGTCCTCAGTCAAGGCAATGAGTCGAATCAGCTATCAGAACATGCAATCTCATATGTTTAAGCCTCAAAAG AGGGTGAATTTGGCAAAACTTGGAACTGCCACTTTATGGAGATATTGGAGGCATTTCAATTTG AACTAA
- the LOC105059092 gene encoding serine/arginine-rich splicing factor SR45a — translation MSQSKEVRYTSRSITPPPSRRSRSRSSSRSRGRSRSRSQDSRDAKNPGNNLYVTGLSTRVTSSELEKYFSKEGRVQECHVVMDPRTRESRGFGFVTMETLEGADRCIKYLNRSVLEGRLITVEKAKRKRGRTPTPGKYCGARERRGRDRRRSRSYSPYRPRERDRSYSRGRRERSHSPYGRGSHRRHREQSFSPVSNGNLKSD, via the exons ATGTCGCAGTCAAAGGAAGTAAG GTATACTTCTCGATCTATTACACCACCTCCAAGCAGACGTAGTAGATCAAGATCATCATCAAGGTCAAGGGGAAGAAGTCGTTCTAG GAGCCAAGATTCTAGAGATGCAAAGAATCCTGGAAACAACTTATATGTAACTGGCTTATCCACACGAGTTACTAGCAGTGAACTTGAGAAGTATTTTAGCAAAGAAGGAAGG GTTCAGGAATGCCATGTAGTCATGGATCCCCGAACGAGGGAATCTCGTGGTTTTGGCTTTGTAACAATGGAGACTCTGGAGGGTGCAGACCGCTGCATTAAATACCTGAACCGTTCCGTACTTGAAGGCCGCTTAATCACAGTAGAGAAG GCAAAAAGGAAGCGTGGAAGGACACCAACTCCTGGAAAATATTGTGGTGCAAGAGAAAGAAGAG GTCGTGATCGTAGACGTTCCCGCAGCTACTCACCATATCGGCCACGTGAAAGAGATCGTTCTTATTCAAGGGGCCGGCGGGAAAGATCCCACTCACCATATGGGAGGGGGTCACATAGAAGGCACAGGGAGCAATCGTTTTCACCTGTCAGCAATGGCAACCTCAAATCTGATTAG